Proteins encoded by one window of Pirellulales bacterium:
- a CDS encoding sigma 54-interacting transcriptional regulator, which translates to MSHSAGSSRSSPGSLPSLDMVAYLVIREGTKWSDVFRLIPGQAATIGRAPTNQIVVKDERCSRAHAEVFHSKGNWILRDLESRNGTAVGELIVHGDYILHPGDVVRIGQSQLAFVHDLAKAFPDSSAVLRNLTIRSPVVGGIGATTDDTTSVLADNEPTTITHRRGQTRFLEPTVDEVATIPKVGRAAAQLCRLAFELAKAPDINSICRLALAGAFEGTQIDAGAVLLLPRPAGEQLEERELEISASRTDSEFPYHRVSSFLAATVLREGEAVLARNILDDSTLGSRDSKGEIHATSVICAPIRKGPKVTGLIHLYSTNPDRNPDPDDLEFTLAVADTVAVALENLARRQELAENLSQIRDENLQLRERLGAESEIIGNSPAMASVNRELTRAAPSRATILIRGESGVGKELVARAIHFASPRRKGPFVCLNCAALTESLLESELFGHERGAFTGATERKIGKFEAADSGTLMLDEIGEMSPTIQAKFLRVLEGHPFERVGGASAIKVDVRVIAATNRDLERAVSEGHFRRDLYFRLHVLEITVPALRKRPEDIPILAHYFLQRFNAETGRRLRGFTPAATEQITAYRWPGNVRELKNVVERAVVLTRGDVIDVEDLMLTKLSTAGDTQDVAPPAAAAFEPMSLDEVERRHILATLQATGWNKSQTANILGIERSTLDRKIRRYELDGQFPLRGHL; encoded by the coding sequence GTGTCCCACAGCGCAGGCTCATCGCGCTCTTCACCCGGCAGTCTGCCCAGTCTCGACATGGTAGCGTATCTCGTCATCCGCGAAGGAACGAAGTGGTCCGACGTGTTCCGGCTCATTCCCGGACAGGCGGCCACGATCGGCCGGGCGCCCACGAACCAGATCGTCGTCAAAGACGAACGCTGCAGCCGGGCCCATGCCGAAGTGTTTCATTCCAAGGGGAACTGGATTCTTCGCGATCTGGAAAGCCGCAACGGCACCGCGGTCGGCGAATTGATCGTTCACGGCGACTATATTTTGCACCCCGGCGACGTGGTGCGCATCGGTCAGAGCCAATTGGCGTTCGTTCACGATCTGGCCAAGGCGTTTCCCGATTCCAGCGCCGTGCTCAGGAACCTGACGATTCGCAGCCCGGTCGTTGGCGGAATCGGAGCGACCACCGACGACACCACCAGCGTGCTTGCGGACAACGAACCCACGACGATCACGCATCGCCGCGGCCAAACTCGTTTTCTCGAACCGACCGTCGACGAAGTGGCGACGATTCCGAAGGTGGGCCGGGCTGCGGCGCAGTTATGCCGGCTGGCATTCGAGCTGGCCAAAGCGCCCGATATCAATTCGATCTGCCGGCTGGCGCTGGCCGGAGCATTCGAAGGGACGCAGATCGACGCCGGGGCCGTGCTACTGCTTCCGCGGCCGGCCGGCGAGCAACTCGAAGAGCGCGAGCTTGAAATCAGCGCCTCGCGCACCGACTCAGAATTTCCCTACCATCGCGTTTCGAGCTTTTTGGCGGCCACGGTGCTCCGCGAAGGGGAAGCCGTGTTGGCTCGCAACATCTTGGACGACAGCACGCTCGGAAGCCGCGACAGCAAGGGGGAAATCCACGCCACGAGCGTGATCTGCGCTCCGATCCGAAAGGGCCCGAAAGTGACGGGCCTGATTCACCTGTATTCCACGAATCCGGATCGCAATCCCGATCCCGACGATTTGGAATTCACGCTCGCCGTGGCCGACACCGTCGCCGTGGCGCTCGAGAATTTGGCCCGGCGGCAGGAGCTGGCCGAAAATCTCAGCCAGATTCGCGACGAGAATTTGCAGCTCCGCGAACGGCTTGGCGCGGAAAGCGAAATCATCGGCAACAGCCCGGCGATGGCCAGCGTGAATCGCGAACTGACGCGTGCGGCCCCGAGCCGGGCGACGATCTTGATCCGCGGCGAAAGCGGCGTAGGAAAAGAGTTGGTCGCCCGCGCGATCCACTTCGCCAGTCCGCGGCGCAAAGGACCGTTCGTGTGCCTGAACTGCGCGGCGCTGACCGAGAGCCTGCTGGAAAGCGAATTGTTCGGCCACGAGCGCGGGGCGTTCACCGGCGCCACCGAGCGCAAAATCGGCAAATTCGAGGCGGCCGACAGCGGCACGCTGATGCTCGACGAAATCGGCGAAATGAGTCCCACGATCCAAGCCAAGTTCTTGCGGGTGCTGGAAGGGCATCCATTCGAGCGCGTCGGCGGGGCGTCGGCCATCAAGGTCGATGTGCGCGTGATCGCGGCCACCAATCGCGATCTGGAGCGGGCCGTTTCCGAAGGGCATTTCCGCCGCGACCTGTATTTCCGGCTGCACGTTCTGGAAATCACGGTCCCGGCCCTGCGAAAGCGTCCGGAGGATATTCCGATCCTGGCCCATTATTTTCTGCAGCGGTTCAACGCCGAAACGGGCCGCCGCCTGCGCGGGTTCACTCCCGCCGCCACCGAGCAGATCACGGCCTACCGCTGGCCCGGCAACGTTCGCGAATTGAAAAACGTCGTCGAGCGGGCGGTCGTGCTTACTCGTGGCGACGTGATCGATGTCGAAGACCTGATGCTCACGAAGCTTTCGACCGCCGGCGACACGCAGGATGTGGCCCCGCCCGCCGCGGCAGCGTTCGAACCGATGTCGCTCGACGAGGTCGAGCGGCGGCATATCCTGGCGACCCTGCAAGCCACCGGTTGGAACAAAAGCCAAACGGCCAATATCCTCGGCATCGAACGTTCGACGCTCGATCGCAAGATCCGGCGCTACGAACTCGACGGCCAATTCCCCTTGCGCGGCCATCTTTGA
- a CDS encoding type II toxin-antitoxin system HicB family antitoxin: MSTVELERRGDEIVRLSTLRWEDFAQKTVLECRVLLCPEEIGYSIHALDLPGVVSQGKTIKEAIENIIDAFEGSIASYKDSGMSIPWGPVVVEFAPKDSRELRILVNA, translated from the coding sequence ATGAGCACCGTAGAACTGGAACGACGCGGGGACGAGATAGTTCGACTCTCGACATTAAGATGGGAGGATTTTGCACAAAAGACGGTTTTGGAGTGCAGAGTTCTTCTCTGTCCAGAGGAAATCGGCTATTCGATTCACGCCCTCGATCTTCCGGGAGTCGTGAGCCAAGGCAAGACCATAAAAGAGGCGATCGAAAACATCATTGATGCATTCGAAGGGTCTATTGCGTCTTACAAAGATTCTGGAATGTCGATTCCGTGGGGGCCGGTCGTGGTCGAATTCGCGCCCAAGGACTCTCGGGAGTTGCGGATCCTAGTGAATGCCTAA
- a CDS encoding protein kinase yields the protein MSSNPSSQTRIQAQAGNMPQRPGSTPHGAIVLTSGGSTTPIDDQPTVISKDVPLGPPLAITNLAPAEMGRLLLGQRLGHYDLLEFVGGGGMGAVFKAHDSMLDRVVAVKVLSKVQSDDEETLRRFKNEAQSAARLDHDNIGRVHYVGEDRGWHYIVFEYIEGVNLRDLVVRDGPLPLAQAVSYTLQIGDALAHASQRDVVHRDIKPSNVLITPEGRAKLVDMGLARLHQVAQPDQDLTASGVTLGTFDYISPEQARDPRNADVRSDLYSLGCTLYFALTGRPPFPEGTVLQKLLQHQGDEPVDARQFRADLPDELVRVLKKLLAKSPQNRYQRPDELVADLLTIAARYGLEVPPPSAAQRFAGVPVESPRWVRHLPWLVPLGVLAAVVIWFAVFGSSRDDSSGPPPIRHTALREEPAAPATQSPEASNGAATGAQSGSPATASSTGPDSSPIAQPAKTNAAGAASGSAKNTLASDKTAPPLSAAASGSANPDAKSSAGAGPTLPELSKMPAVVGDWISGVRSRLKTLLAAEPAPAGPSQPDSSTTAPLPSASTTQAVGANSKSLPSDGNPTPIDSDNRSSIATSTANPSGPAATIVSTPTAERKGLLVVDPAMRAPRAHGAYATLADACRAARNGDVIELRANGPLHEPPIDLVGLRLTIRAGEGFSPVLYFQPQNADPLRDSHSMLTLAGSQVSLVGLQLEFDVPHDAVAESWSLAEIRPGESLRLDGCAVTVKDSVESAGALHPDLAMFDIRAVPGPGVMSTDDDAPAMRPPASLQLKNCILRGKATVVRSNELQPVQIVWDNGLLATSERLLSASGGSSDPKPQGETQIELHHVTALMRGGLCRLTNTQDAPQQLPLDITATDCIFLCDPSAALIEQSGIDPTDDFRRRIVWNGERNFYEGFSTFWRINGAGAETPAQSTLHDWQTYWGSRESQPSVGKVVWQRLPAASSAMSAVAPSDFALHAGSNPAQSAAADGSDAGMHIALLPRIGAPQVAPHNSAVEPSGIKTVDPQR from the coding sequence ATGAGTTCCAACCCCTCCAGCCAGACACGAATTCAAGCGCAAGCGGGCAACATGCCCCAGCGGCCTGGATCGACTCCCCACGGAGCGATCGTTCTTACCAGCGGCGGTTCGACGACGCCGATCGACGACCAACCGACGGTGATTTCCAAAGATGTGCCTCTCGGGCCGCCGCTGGCGATCACGAATCTCGCGCCCGCCGAAATGGGGCGTTTGCTTTTGGGCCAACGGCTCGGCCATTACGATCTGCTCGAGTTCGTCGGCGGCGGCGGAATGGGGGCGGTGTTCAAGGCCCACGATTCGATGCTCGACCGTGTCGTGGCCGTCAAAGTTCTCTCCAAGGTTCAGTCCGACGATGAAGAGACGCTTCGCCGATTCAAGAATGAAGCCCAGTCGGCGGCTCGGCTCGACCACGACAATATCGGCCGCGTGCATTACGTCGGCGAAGATCGCGGCTGGCACTACATCGTTTTCGAGTATATCGAAGGGGTGAATCTGCGCGATCTGGTGGTGCGCGATGGGCCGTTGCCGCTTGCCCAGGCCGTCAGCTATACGCTTCAAATTGGCGACGCGCTGGCCCATGCCAGCCAGCGCGACGTGGTGCATCGGGATATCAAACCCTCGAATGTGCTGATCACGCCCGAAGGACGGGCAAAACTGGTCGATATGGGCCTCGCCCGGTTGCACCAGGTGGCTCAGCCCGATCAAGATCTGACGGCCAGCGGGGTGACGCTCGGAACCTTCGACTACATCTCGCCCGAGCAGGCCCGCGATCCGCGCAATGCCGACGTCCGCAGCGATCTCTATTCGCTCGGCTGCACGCTTTATTTCGCGCTCACGGGCCGGCCGCCATTTCCGGAAGGCACCGTGTTGCAAAAGCTGTTGCAACACCAGGGGGACGAGCCGGTCGACGCTCGCCAATTTCGCGCGGATTTGCCCGACGAATTGGTGCGGGTCTTGAAGAAGCTGCTCGCAAAGTCGCCGCAGAATCGCTACCAGCGGCCGGATGAATTGGTGGCCGATTTGCTGACGATCGCCGCGCGATATGGGCTCGAGGTGCCGCCGCCGTCCGCGGCCCAGCGGTTTGCCGGTGTGCCGGTCGAATCGCCGCGATGGGTTCGACACTTGCCGTGGCTGGTGCCCTTGGGAGTTTTGGCGGCAGTGGTGATTTGGTTCGCCGTGTTCGGATCGAGCCGGGACGACAGTTCCGGTCCGCCGCCGATTCGGCATACCGCGCTTCGCGAGGAACCGGCCGCACCGGCAACCCAATCGCCCGAAGCATCAAACGGAGCTGCGACCGGAGCGCAGTCTGGAAGTCCGGCAACGGCATCTTCCACCGGCCCCGATTCATCGCCAATCGCTCAACCCGCCAAGACGAATGCCGCCGGCGCAGCCAGCGGTTCGGCGAAGAACACGCTTGCGTCGGACAAAACGGCGCCGCCGTTGTCCGCGGCGGCATCGGGATCTGCAAATCCCGACGCAAAATCTTCGGCCGGCGCCGGGCCGACGCTCCCCGAGCTTTCGAAAATGCCCGCGGTCGTCGGCGATTGGATCAGCGGAGTTCGCAGCCGATTGAAAACTCTACTGGCAGCAGAACCGGCGCCGGCAGGCCCATCGCAGCCGGATAGTTCGACGACGGCGCCGTTGCCGTCCGCTTCGACGACACAAGCCGTCGGAGCGAATTCGAAATCTTTGCCATCCGACGGCAACCCGACGCCAATCGATTCGGACAATCGCTCTTCGATAGCGACTTCGACCGCGAATCCCTCGGGGCCGGCCGCGACAATCGTTTCGACGCCGACCGCCGAGCGGAAGGGCCTGCTTGTCGTCGATCCGGCGATGCGAGCCCCGCGAGCGCATGGCGCGTATGCGACGTTGGCCGACGCCTGCCGTGCGGCCCGCAATGGCGATGTGATCGAGCTCCGCGCGAACGGCCCGTTGCACGAACCCCCCATCGACTTGGTCGGCTTGCGATTGACGATCCGTGCCGGCGAAGGATTTTCGCCGGTGCTTTATTTTCAACCGCAAAATGCCGATCCGCTGCGCGATTCGCACAGCATGTTGACTCTGGCCGGCAGCCAAGTGTCGCTCGTCGGCCTGCAATTGGAATTCGACGTGCCGCACGACGCGGTTGCCGAAAGTTGGTCGCTCGCCGAAATTCGGCCCGGCGAATCGTTGCGGCTCGATGGTTGCGCCGTGACGGTGAAAGATAGCGTCGAGTCGGCCGGTGCATTGCATCCCGATCTAGCGATGTTCGACATTCGAGCCGTGCCCGGCCCGGGCGTCATGTCGACGGACGACGATGCTCCCGCGATGCGGCCGCCCGCTTCTTTGCAGTTAAAGAATTGCATCCTGCGCGGCAAGGCGACCGTGGTGCGCAGCAATGAATTGCAGCCGGTGCAAATCGTGTGGGACAACGGCCTGCTGGCCACGAGCGAGCGCCTGCTTTCCGCATCGGGCGGCTCGAGCGACCCCAAGCCGCAAGGCGAAACGCAAATCGAGCTGCACCACGTGACGGCACTGATGCGCGGCGGCCTATGCCGTCTGACGAATACGCAAGACGCTCCGCAGCAATTGCCGCTCGACATCACGGCCACCGATTGTATTTTCCTCTGCGATCCGTCGGCCGCGCTCATCGAGCAATCGGGCATCGATCCGACCGACGATTTCCGGCGGCGGATCGTGTGGAACGGCGAGCGGAATTTCTACGAGGGCTTTTCGACGTTCTGGCGAATCAACGGCGCCGGCGCGGAAACCCCGGCCCAATCGACGCTGCACGATTGGCAGACCTATTGGGGCTCGCGCGAAAGCCAGCCCAGCGTGGGCAAAGTGGTATGGCAACGGTTGCCGGCGGCATCGAGCGCGATGAGCGCCGTTGCTCCCTCCGACTTCGCATTGCATGCCGGCAGCAATCCGGCGCAATCCGCCGCCGCCGATGGCAGCGACGCGGGAATGCACATCGCCCTTTTGCC